One part of the Streptomyces sp. AM 2-1-1 genome encodes these proteins:
- a CDS encoding helix-turn-helix domain-containing protein — MPGSTACSPGPQWTDPDCPVARTLDLVGDKWSLLVVRDAMDGARSFTEFQRRTGIARNILSDRLRKLVAHGLLARTTAASGRRQEYVLTEAGHDLFPAVLTLRQWGERHAFAPGEAHSILVDRHGAPVPEVVPTDADGGIVGVDSSRVRKAG, encoded by the coding sequence ATGCCAGGCAGCACCGCGTGCTCCCCCGGGCCCCAGTGGACCGATCCCGACTGCCCCGTCGCCCGCACCCTGGACCTGGTCGGGGACAAGTGGAGCCTGCTGGTCGTCCGCGACGCGATGGACGGCGCGCGCTCGTTCACCGAGTTCCAGCGGCGCACCGGGATCGCGCGCAACATCCTCAGCGACCGTCTTCGCAAGCTGGTCGCGCACGGGCTCCTCGCCCGGACCACCGCGGCGTCGGGCCGACGCCAGGAGTACGTCCTGACCGAGGCCGGCCACGATCTCTTCCCCGCCGTCCTCACGCTCCGGCAGTGGGGGGAACGGCACGCCTTCGCGCCGGGCGAAGCGCACTCCATCCTCGTCGACCGGCACGGCGCACCCGTGCCGGAGGTCGTACCGACCGACGCGGACGGCGGGATCGTCGGCGTGGACAGTTCCCGGGTACGGAAGGCCGGATGA
- a CDS encoding MFS transporter, which produces MTAWRRLLLAMVCGVAVASIYAAQTVLDPMGHDLGVAPGLTGWIVSTGQFGYLVGLVLLVPLGDVADRRRLIAVHLAVTAAGMVLTASATASWVAFAGLAAAGMFAVVVQTTVAYAASVSSPGERGRDIGVVTSGVVVGILGARAVTGALTELWGWRSVYVVLAVLSLGLAALVLAVLPTEERSGRPTGYVRAVTSIGGLFRQRLFLSRGLIAFFLFASFGTLWSGLSLPLSDAPWHLSEGQTGLFGFVGLAGALGAARAGRWADAGRAMPVTGLALGLLILSWAAIGQLTWTLWIPLVGIVLLDFAVQAVHVSNQHLLTTAHPERVSGVIGGYMVFYSLGSALGAASTTALFAAHGWAGSSFLGAGLAACALVVWAVNRRLSVDGATPSGEGTDATPVGDGKAVERAGRAASTH; this is translated from the coding sequence ATGACTGCGTGGCGGCGCTTGCTGCTCGCGATGGTGTGTGGGGTCGCCGTGGCGAGCATCTACGCCGCGCAGACGGTCCTGGACCCGATGGGCCACGACCTCGGAGTGGCGCCCGGGCTCACCGGCTGGATCGTCTCCACCGGCCAGTTCGGATACCTGGTGGGCCTCGTGCTGCTGGTGCCCCTCGGGGACGTGGCGGACCGGCGCCGGCTGATCGCCGTACACCTGGCCGTCACGGCGGCCGGCATGGTCCTGACGGCGTCGGCGACGGCCTCCTGGGTGGCGTTCGCCGGACTCGCCGCGGCCGGGATGTTCGCGGTGGTGGTACAGACCACGGTGGCCTACGCCGCGTCGGTGTCGTCGCCCGGAGAACGCGGACGCGACATCGGGGTGGTGACCTCGGGCGTGGTCGTCGGCATTCTGGGCGCGCGGGCCGTCACCGGCGCGCTCACCGAGCTGTGGGGCTGGCGCAGCGTCTACGTCGTCCTCGCGGTGCTGTCCCTGGGACTCGCGGCCCTCGTCCTCGCCGTCCTGCCGACGGAGGAACGGTCCGGCCGCCCCACGGGATACGTACGCGCCGTGACCTCGATCGGCGGGCTCTTCCGGCAACGGCTCTTCCTGTCCCGGGGGCTCATCGCCTTCTTCCTCTTCGCGTCCTTCGGGACGCTGTGGAGCGGGTTGTCCCTGCCGCTGTCGGACGCGCCCTGGCACCTGAGCGAGGGGCAGACCGGCCTCTTCGGCTTCGTCGGCCTCGCGGGCGCCCTGGGCGCGGCACGTGCGGGACGATGGGCGGATGCGGGGCGGGCGATGCCCGTCACCGGTCTCGCGCTGGGCCTGCTCATCCTCTCCTGGGCGGCGATCGGGCAATTGACGTGGACCCTGTGGATCCCGCTCGTCGGGATCGTGCTGCTGGACTTCGCCGTCCAGGCCGTGCACGTGAGCAACCAGCATCTCCTCACCACCGCCCACCCCGAGCGCGTCAGTGGCGTCATCGGCGGCTACATGGTCTTCTACTCGCTCGGTTCCGCCCTTGGCGCGGCCTCCACCACCGCGCTCTTCGCCGCCCACGGCTGGGCGGGGTCCAGCTTCCTCGGGGCCGGCCTCGCCGCGTGCGCGCTGGTCGTCTGGGCGGTCAACCGACGGCTTTCCGTCGACGGCGCGACCCCGTCCGGCGAGGGCACGGACGCCACCCCCGTCGGGGACGGGAAAGCCGTGGAGCGGGCCGGGCGCGCGGCCTCCACCCACTGA